A single region of the Brassica rapa cultivar Chiifu-401-42 chromosome A03, CAAS_Brap_v3.01, whole genome shotgun sequence genome encodes:
- the LOC103857798 gene encoding cyclin-dependent kinase B1-2 yields the protein MDKYEKLEKVGEGTYGKVYKAVEKDTGKLVALKKTRLEMDEEGIPPTALREISLLQMLSQSIYIVRLLCVEHVLQSKDSSSSSSSQKSNLYLVFEYLDTDLKKFVDSYRKGANPRPLEADLVMRFMFQLCKGVAHCHSHGVLHRDLKPQNLLLDKEKGILKIADLGLGRAFTVPLKSYTHEIVTLWYRAPEVLLGSTHYSTGVDMWSVGCIFAEMIRRQALFPGDSEFQQLLHIFRLLGTPTEKQWPGVMTLRDWHVYPKWEPQDLSRAVPSLSPEGVDLLTNMLRYNPAERISAKAALDHPYFDSLDKSQF from the exons ATGGACAAGTACGAGAAGCTCGAGAAGGTCGGCGAAGGAACCTACGGCAAAGTCTACAAAGCCGTCGAGAAAGACACCGGAAAGCTCGTCGCTTTAAAGAAGACCCGCCTCGAGATGGACGAAGAAGGCATACCCCCAACAGCTCTCCGCGAGATCTCTCTCCTCCAGATGCTCTCTCAGTCTATCTACATCGTCCGCCTCCTCTGCGTCGAACACGTCCTCCAATCAAAAgactcctcttcttcttcttcttctcaaaaATCCAACCTTTACCTCGTTTTCGAGTACCTCGACACGGATCTCAAGAAGTTCGTCGATTCGTATAGAAAGGGCGCGAACCCGAGGCCGCTCGAGGCTGATCTTGTGATGAGGTTTATGTTTCAGCTTTGTAAAGGCGTGGCGCATTGTCATAGTCACGGTGTGCTTCACCGTGATCTCAAACCGCAGAATCTTTTGCTGGATAAGGAGAAAGGGATTTTGAAGATTGCTGATTTGGGTCTTGGTCGGGCTTTCACTGTTCCTTTGAAGTCTTATACTCATGAGATTGTTACGCTTTGGTATAGAGCTCCTGAGGTTCTTCTTGGCTCTACTCATTACTCCACTGGGGTTGACATGTGGTCCGTTGGATGCATCTTTG CGGAGATGATTCGGAGGCAAGCTCTTTTCCCTGGTGATTCCGAGTTTCAGCAGCTGCTTCATATCTTCAG ACTGCTAGGAACACCAACTGAGAAGCAATGGCCTGGTGTGATGACTCTGCGTGACTGGCATGTGTATCCAAAGTGGGAGCCTCAAGACTTGTCACGTGCTGTTCCTTCTCTATCCCCTGAAGGGGTTGATCTTCTCACG AATATGCTGAGGTACAATCCAGCTGAAAGGATTTCAGCAAAAGCGGCTCTTGACCATCCTTACTTTGACAGCCTTGACAAATCTCAGTTCTGA